Proteins co-encoded in one Vibrio sp. SNU_ST1 genomic window:
- the phnR gene encoding phosphonate utilization transcriptional regulator PhnR: protein MQYVKIKDVIVEQIESGMLTPRQKLPAERKLAESFDTTRVTLREALSSLEAEGRIYREDRRGWFISPAPLRYDPTQTLNFTNMALSQNRKPKTELVAAKSMLATKEATKLLELQPFSDVYRVDRVRYLEDRPVVYVTNYIRPGLFPNLLDYDLSKSLTDIYREHFGVVYQKIRYRVSTTSLLGETAQALRATSGSPAMVVERVNYNQNGDLIDCDIEYWRHDAISIESIAQLER from the coding sequence GTGCAGTACGTAAAAATCAAAGACGTCATCGTAGAGCAGATAGAGTCGGGCATGTTAACGCCACGACAGAAGCTGCCTGCGGAGCGCAAACTGGCTGAATCGTTTGATACAACACGAGTAACGTTGCGTGAAGCGCTGTCTTCACTTGAAGCTGAAGGGCGTATTTATCGAGAAGACCGCCGTGGTTGGTTTATCTCTCCAGCGCCACTGCGCTACGACCCAACTCAAACGCTGAACTTCACTAATATGGCTTTGTCGCAGAATCGTAAGCCGAAAACAGAGTTGGTGGCGGCGAAAAGTATGTTAGCGACCAAGGAAGCGACTAAACTTCTTGAGCTGCAACCTTTCTCGGATGTTTATCGAGTCGACAGAGTTCGTTACCTTGAAGATAGACCGGTTGTGTATGTGACCAACTATATTCGACCAGGGTTGTTCCCTAACTTGCTTGATTATGACTTGTCTAAATCGTTGACGGACATCTACCGTGAGCACTTTGGCGTGGTGTATCAGAAGATCCGTTACCGCGTGAGCACAACGTCTTTGCTTGGCGAAACAGCGCAAGCTCTGCGTGCGACTTCTGGCTCCCCCGCAATGGTGGTTGAGCGTGTTAACTACAACCAAAACGGCGATTTGATTGACTGTGATATTGAGTATTGGCGTCACGACGCGATCAGTATTGAGTCGATCGCGCAGCTAGAGCGCTAG
- a CDS encoding multidrug transporter translates to MEFSAIVIVIISALLHAGWNVLGKSNQGSGSSFFLASGFAAAAILTPYLIWYVHNVGLSNISLPFWQLVFLSGICQIIYLIGLGAAYKQADIGVIYPMARALPVLMVGLGTVLIGYELSLNQWMGFTLITLGCMFVPLKQFSDLRLKAYLNLGVLWALIAAIGTTGYSIIDKEALLLLEPLSTPTITNKHTAIFYLGIQFWAIVIPLSVWLFVTNQRIEFTNAWILRKKATLAGIMMASTYGLVLFAMTMTENVSLVVALRQVSIIFGVVMGIYFLKEKWHVTRGVGVVFIIAGLIISLT, encoded by the coding sequence ATGGAATTCTCTGCCATCGTCATCGTGATTATTTCGGCTTTGCTTCATGCGGGTTGGAACGTTCTAGGTAAATCGAATCAAGGATCGGGTTCATCTTTCTTCTTAGCCTCTGGTTTTGCCGCCGCGGCGATATTGACGCCTTACTTGATCTGGTATGTTCACAATGTAGGGCTATCAAATATCTCACTTCCATTCTGGCAACTGGTTTTCTTGAGTGGGATCTGCCAAATCATCTATTTGATTGGGTTGGGCGCTGCCTATAAACAAGCTGATATCGGTGTGATTTACCCTATGGCACGAGCACTGCCTGTGTTGATGGTGGGTTTAGGCACTGTGTTGATTGGCTATGAGTTGTCACTGAATCAATGGATGGGGTTCACTTTAATAACCTTAGGCTGCATGTTTGTACCACTTAAGCAGTTTTCAGACCTTAGGTTAAAAGCCTATCTCAACCTTGGCGTGCTGTGGGCGTTAATCGCCGCTATTGGTACCACGGGCTATTCCATCATTGATAAAGAGGCGCTTCTATTATTAGAGCCTCTAAGCACACCAACCATTACTAACAAACACACCGCGATTTTCTACCTAGGCATCCAGTTTTGGGCGATTGTGATTCCGCTGAGTGTTTGGTTATTCGTAACCAACCAAAGAATCGAGTTTACTAATGCTTGGATACTGCGAAAGAAAGCCACACTGGCTGGCATCATGATGGCTTCGACTTATGGTTTGGTGTTATTTGCGATGACCATGACAGAGAACGTCAGCTTGGTTGTGGCACTTAGGCAAGTAAGTATCATCTTCGGCGTAGTGATGGGGATCTACTTTTTAAAGGAAAAGTGGCACGTTACACGTGGTGTAGGCGTCGTTTTTATCATTGC